GGTTGACGTTGTAATCGGCGCCCGAACCGTACCAGCCTTCGCGCCAGGGCCGCTGCATCCAGTCGCGCGGCCCCGTAAACAAATGCCAGCGCCAGTGCAGGCCGGACGGCTTGGGCCAGGAATACAGATACAGTTTTTGATAGCCGGCCTGGTGCAGCTCGCGCACCATGGCCATCAGGCGCGCATGCGGCATGCGGTCGGGCGGCGCGCGGCGAAACAGGATCGCTTCGCCATCGGCAAACTGCACGTCGTCTGTCGACAGGTTCAGGTCCAGGGTGCGCGCTTCGCTGCCGAAACGGGCGGCGATCCAGCCCGTCAGCAGATTGACGGACGTGATGACGCCATAGCCGCGGTGGCGGTGAAAAATGACGGTGCCGGGAGCGAGCGCTTTCATACGGAGTCGGGGTGGCAGACAAACAAAGAAACCAGTGTACTCACAGATGGCCAAATTTTCCAGTTGCGATCCGCCGCGGCCCACCATTCACGCAAGGCACACAATCCACGCTATCATGCGCGTCATTCTCCACTGACATCGTGACCACATCATGACTTTGCGCATACTCGCCACCGGCGGCACTTTCGACAAACACTACAACGAATTGAACGGTACCCTGGGCTTTTCCGACAGTCATTTGCCGGCAGCGATTGCCCGCGCGCGCATGACGGCACCCGTGGCCCTGGAGCAACTGCCCCTGCTCGATTCGCTCGACATGCAGGATGCGGACCGCCAGCGCGTGCTGGCCTCATGCCGCGCGGCGCACGAGAAAGCCATCGTCATCATCCACGGCACCGACACCATGCGCGAGACGGCGCAAGTGCTGGGCGCGGCGAACCTGCAGCAAACGGTGATTTTGACGGGCGCCATGATTCCCTACGAAATCGACAACTCCGATGCCCTGTTCAACCTGGGCTTTGCTTGCGGCGTGGCGCAAACCTTGCCAGCGGGCGTGTACGTGGCCATGAATGGCCAGATCTTCGCCTGGGACAATGTGCAAAAGAACCGCGCCGCCGGCGTGTTCCAGCCTTTGTAAGCCGCTGCCAGGACAGGGCTAACAGTACAGGCGAAAAAAAGGAGCCGCAGCTCCTTTTCCGTACCGATATATCTGCGTTTATGCAGTCGCTTCGCCGCCCAATGCTTCGACCACATCGGCCATCAGCTTGGAGAGCTCGCCCGTCATCAGCATCACGTCGCCGTCGAAACGCTCGTCGTCGTTCTTCGTGCTCGATTCCGTTTCCTTGATCACGTCCAGCGGCTTGACGCTCTTGATGGCCAAGGACTCCGTCAGCACAAACGAGATCTTGTCGTTCCACGTCATGGCCAGGCGCGTGCACTGCTTGCCGGCCGCGATGTGGCGACGCACGTCGTCCGCTTCCAGGGTGTGGCGCACGTAGCGCACGGTGGCCTTGCTTTCGCCCGTGGCGCGCAATTCCGTGTCCATGTCGACCGTGAAGCCGGCAGGCGCATCGTCGGCCTGCAGCCATTCCGTCATCACCGCCACGGGCGAACGCTGCACGCGCAAGCTTTCCAGCGGCAGTTTATCCACGGCCTTCAACAACAGCTTGATGACTTCATCGGCTTTCGCCGGGCTGGCGGCATCGACCACCAGCCAGCCATTGACGGGGTCGATCCACGTCCAGACGTTGCTGCGGATGCTGAAGGCGCGCGGCAGCAGCTCGTCGGCCACGCGTTCCTTCAATTCCTTCATGGCTTTTTTACCGGGTGCAAAGCCTTGCGCTTCTTCCATCTCGGCAGCGCGGGCCTTGGCCACCTGGTTGATGACGGTCGCTGGCAACAGTTTCTTTTCCGTGCCCAGCAAGATCAGCATCTGCTTGTTGACCACGTGGACCAGGCCACCGTTCGGGCGTGGCGTATCCCAGCCCTGGCGCATCAGATCCATGCTGGTCGCCGGCGTAAATTTGTTCGAGGACAAGGCCTCTTCCAGTTGTTCTGGCGTATAAGCCCATGGTGCGGGCAGGCGGTAAATCTGAAGATTCTTGAACCACATAGTTTTTGTCTTCCGTTTGTTTCAGTAGTGCCAGGGGAACGCCATTCTACACTTTCGACGTAAAAATGCCGTCAAAAGCGCGGTCCGGCGCGGTATGTATCTTGCAGGAAACGCCGCTAGAGGCGGGGAAACAGCTCCGCCTGGGCTGGCGCCTGCCGCATCACCACGGCCGGATCGGACAAGGCCGAGATGCGCACGCCCAGCAGGCGGATTTTCTTTTCAAATGGCACGCGTCGCAGGCAGTCGCGGCTGGCGCGCAGGATGGCGGCGGCGTCTGCCGTGGCGCTGGGCAGGGTGATGTCGCGCGTGACGGTGCTGAAATCCTCGAAGCGCAGCTTGATGCCCACCGTGCGCCCCGCCAGCGATTGTTTATCGAGGTCGCCCGCCACGCGCGTGCACAGGCTTTCCAGCTTTTCCGACAGGGTGGCGCGGTCGCGCACCACCTGCAAGTCGCGCTCGAACGTCGTCTCGCGGCTGACGGACTTGGTTTCCCTGCTCGTCTGCACGGGCCGCTCGTCGATGCCCAGCGCCGCCTGGCGCAGCCAGCCCGTGTACAGGTCGCCAAATTGCGTGCGCAGCATGGCCATGTCGGCCCGCGCCAGCTCGCCGATGGTATTGACACCCAGCGCTTCCAGCTTGGCCGTCGCCTTCGGGCCGATGCCATTGATCTTTTTTGCAGGCAAAGGCCAGACCCTGGTTTCGACATCCTCGGGCGACAAGATGGTGAGTCCGTCGGGCTTTTCCAGGTCGGAACAGATTTTTGCCAGCAATTTGTTGGGCGCCAGGCCGACCGAACACGACAGGCCCGTCGCCTCGAACACGGCCGCCTTCAGGCGCGCCGCCATGGCCGGCGCCTGCTCGCCATATTCGGTGAGGTCGACATAGATTTCATCGATGCCCACGTTCTGGATGATGGGGCACAACTGGGCCACGGCTTGCTTGAAGCGGGCCGAATACTCGCGGTAAGCCTCGAAATCGGCCGGCAGCAGGATGCTGTCGGGCGCCAGTTTCGCCGCTTTCATGATGCCCATGGCGGAAAACACGCCAAACGCGCGCGCCGCGTAGGTCGAGGTGGTGACGACGCCGCGCCCCACGTAGTCGCGCATGCGCGCAAACTGCCGCGTGCCGTCCCTCTGCAGCACCGGTTGCTGCAAGCGCCCGCCGCCGATGACGACGGCTTCGCCGCACAGTTCCGGATATTTCAACAGTTCCACGGAAGCAAAGAAGGCGTCCATGTCCAGGTGGGCTATCCAGCGGCGGGCGGGTGGCTCGGGTAGGGGGGAGGCAGATGTGGTCAAGGACACCTCGCGGCAGCGATACTGTAGTTATATACAGTATCGCTGGAAATGTCCGCGGATGCAAGTTGAAACGCACGCGCACGGCGGTTGCTTTTCTCAATGGCAAGATTACAATCCTGACACAACTATTCAAAGGAGTCGCCTTGTCCATCACCCATCACGCTGCGCGCCGCCGGTCCGCCTGGTTATCCATCCTGCCGGCCCTGCTGTTGTGCACCCTGGCGCCATCCGCGCTGGCCGACACCACCACCGTTGCCACGCCCACCGCGCCGGTCGCCGCCAGGACGGCCTGGCAGGAAACGCGCCACGGCACGGTCGTCACGGACGACTACCGCTGGCTGCAAAAGAAAACCGATCCTGCCGTGATCGACTACCTGAATGCGGAAAACGCCTACACGGCCGCCGTCACGGCCCCGATCCAGCCGCTGGCCGACAAGGTCTACGCCGAGATCAAGGGACGCATGCAGGAAGTGGACCTGTCCGTGCCTGCGCGCCAAGGCAATTTCTACTATTACACGCGCACGGAAGCGGGCAAGCAATACCCGCTTCACTGCCGCCGCCCTGTCGGCGCACATGGCGCCTACGATGCGCAGGCAGCGGAGGAAATCCTGCTGGACCAGAATCAACTGGCCGAAGGCCACAAATTCTTTGCCGTGCGCGCGTTTGCCATCAGCCCGAATGAGCAATTGCTGGCCTACACCACCGACACGACGGGTTTCCGCCAGTACGAACTGCATGTGAAGGATTTGAAGACGGGCAAGTTGCTGGGCGATACCATGCCCCGCGTGACGTCCCTGGCCTGGGCGGCGGACAATACCACCCTGATGCTGGCGCAGGAAGACGCCACCACCAAGCGTTCGGACCGCTTGTTCCGCCTGGCCCTGGGCGGCACGCAGCAGCAGGTGTACCACGAGCCGGTGGAACAATTCGCTATCGGCGTGAGCCGCACGCGCGATCATCGCTACTTTATGCTCACCGCGCGCAGCACGGATACCAGTGAAGTGCTGCTGCTGCCAACGAGCAAGCCGCAAGGCAGCTTCCAGTCCGTGCTGAAGCGCGAAAAAGGCCACCGCTACGGCATCGAACACCGCGACGGCCAGCTGTTTATTCTGACCAACAAGGACGCGAAGAATTTCCGCGTCGTCAGCGCGCCGGTGGCTGCCCCGCAGCAAAAGAACTGGAAACCGGTGGTGCCGCACAACAAGGATGCCGTGATCCAGTCCATCGACGTGTTCCAGGGCTACCTGGTGGTGATGGAAAAGGCGCGTGCCCTGAACCGCGCGCGCATCCTTGACTTTGCGCACAAGAACTGGAAGACGGTGCAGTTCGACGACCCCGTCTACCTGGCCACGGCGGCCGGCACGCCAGAATTTACCGCCACGCAATTTCGCATGTCCTACCAGTCTCCCGTCACGCCGCCCACCGTCATCGACGTCAGCATGCAGGACGGCAAGCGCACGGTGCTGAAACAGCAGGAAATCGTCGGCGGCTTTGACGGCAGCCGCTACACCACGCAGCGCCTGTGGGTGAAAGCGCGCGATGGCGTGCAAGTGCCGCTGTGGATCGTCTACAAGAAAGGCGTGAAGCTCGACGGTTCCGCGCCGCTGCTGCTGTACTCGTATGGCTCGTATGGCATCTCGACGGAAGCCAGCTTTGCCATCAGCCGCATCAGCCTGCTGGAGCGGGGCGTCATCTATGCCCAAGCGCATATCCGCGGCGGCACCGACATGGGCGAAGCGTGGCATGAAGACGGCATGCTGATGAAGAAGAAAAACACCTTCAATGACTTCATCGACAGCGCCGACTACCTGGTGCGCGAAAAATGGACCAGCCCGAACCGCCTGATCATCCAGGGTGGCAGCGCCGGCGGCCTCCTGATGGGTGCCGTCGTCAACATGCGCCCCGAGCTGTTCCACGCCGTACACGCGGCCGTGCCGTTCGTCGACGTGATGAATACCATGATGGATGCCAGCCTGCCCCTGACGACGGGCGAATACCTGGAATGGGGCGACCCGAACCAGAAGGCGGCCTACGACTACATGCTCAGCTACTCGCCCTACGACAACATTGCGCGCAAGAATTACCCGGCCATGCTGGTGACGACGGGCCTGAACGACAGCCAGGTCATGTACTGGGAACCGGCCAAGTATGTGGCCAAGCTGCGCGCGCATAAAACGGACGGCAATCCCCTGCTGCTGAAAACGAATATGGGCGCCGGCCACGGCGGCGCTTCGGGCCGCTACAACGCGATTGCCGAGAACGCCTTCAATATGGCGTGGATGCTGTCGCAGTGGAATATCACGGAGTAAAGTGAAAAAAGCGCTTGCAGAACGATTTTAGCCATCCTATAATAGCGCCTCTTCCAGACGTGGTGACAAACGTCGGGATGGTTTTCTGAGACAAGCAACGGGTGCTTAGCTCAGTTGGTAGAGCGGCGCCCTTACAAGGCGTAGGTCGGGAGTTCGAGCCTCTCAGCACCCACCAAATCAGAAAACTGTCCAGTGCTTCATGGATCAGCAACACAGATCATACGAGCTTGGAGTGGTAGTTCAGTTGGTTAGAATACCGGCCTGTCACGTCGGGGGTCGCGGGTTCGAGTCCCGTCCGCTCCGCCAATAAAAGAAAAGCCCTTTGGTTCCCAGAACCGAAGGGCTTTTCCCATTTCAGCAGCCAAAAACACGTCAGTACCCCCTCGCCTGAACATTTTTGCGTTTTTCAGCAAAAAAATGCTTTTATCCCATAAGAATAGTTGCACAAGCACCAAAGCGCCCCCTATAATAGTGCCTCTTCCAGACGTGGTGACAAACGTCGGGATAGTTTTCTGGGTATGCGGGTGCTTAGCTCAGTTGGTAGAGCGGCGCCCTTACAAGGCGTAGGTCGGGAGTTCGAGCCTCTCAGCACCCACCACCAATACAGAAAATTATCCAGTGCTTCATGGATCAGCAACACAGATCATACGAGCTTGGAGTGGTAGTTCAGTTGGTTAGAATACCGGCCTGTCACGTCGGGGGTCGCGGGTTCGAGTCCCGTCCGCTCCGCCAATAAAAGAAAAGCCCTTTGGTTCTCTGAACCGAAGGGCTTTTCCCATTGTGGGGTCAGACCCACAACACCGCCAACGTCAAGCTCAACGCTAACTTGTCCTGGGGTCTGACCCCGGCTGTTAGAATCAGCGCTACCCTGACTCCGCAGCTCCTGCCTGATGCGCCTGCCACACAGTCTTTCCCCCTATCTTGCCCTGCGCTTGCGCCTGGCCCATCATGCTTTGCTGCAATTTGCCGCCAGCCTGACGAGTTCCATGGAGATCTTCTTTTTCCTGGCCGGTCCCGTCCTGCTGGGTCTGCTCAGCGTCATCGCCCTGCCCGGTTTTCTCGCCGTGAGCCTGCCCTGGCCTGCCGCTTTGGGTCTGCTGGGTGCGCAAGTGCTGCTGACGTGCCTGCCCGCCTGGCTGCTGCGCAAGCGATTGTTGCCGGCCAATACCGCCGCCTGGCTGCGCCAGCTGCCCTTGCCGCCGCGTTTGCGCTGGCAAGCCGATATCGCCGTGGCCGGCCTGCTGATGCTGCCGCTGGGCGTCGCCTATGCCGTCTCGGCCAGCATCTGGCTGGCGCAGTCGCCACCCTGGCTGCGTCCGGTCGCCGCGCCCGGTATTGCCGCCACCATCGCCGTCTGGCTGCTGACCTGGCTGTTGACGACGCTGATCGTGGCGCAGCGCCTGCGCGCGCCACGCCCCGCCCAAGCGGCGCGCCCGTCAACGATGACGGCATACGTGCCGCAACGCCACCGCTGGCGCAGTATATTCCTGTGGCGCCGGTTGTTCTGGCTGCCGTTCTGGCGCAATGAAAACGTGATCGGCATCCAGCAAAGCGTGCTGCTGGCCACGGCCGGCGCCAGCATGCTGGCCTGGCTGCTGCGCGCACCGCTCGTGCCCGCGCCGCTGCTGGGTTTGCTGGCCAGCGCCAGCCTGATCATTGTGACGGACCGCGGCGACAAGGCCGTGCGCGAGCAGATCGCCGTGCTGCGCCCCGTGCTGAACGCCTGGCCCCTGGCCAGCGGCAACCTCATCCGCCTGGCCTGCACGGCCAGCCTGCTGCCGCCGTTTGCCGTGCTGCTGGCGGGTGCGGTCTTGCTGTACGCCATCGATCCCGCCGCCTTGCAGCAGCGCGTGACCACGGTCTACGCCATCACGGCCAGTGCGGCCCTGCTGGCCATCGTCGGCCTGCCCCGCCTCACGGCGCGCGGCCGCGTCGCCCTCGTCGTTTTCTCCATCCTTGC
Above is a genomic segment from Janthinobacterium sp. 64 containing:
- a CDS encoding L-asparaginase, giving the protein MKALAPGTVIFHRHRGYGVITSVNLLTGWIAARFGSEARTLDLNLSTDDVQFADGEAILFRRAPPDRMPHARLMAMVRELHQAGYQKLYLYSWPKPSGLHWRWHLFTGPRDWMQRPWREGWYGSGADYNVNPVMGWGDTPGATTGELIDALARFDPQGLAQALGRDDDHSDWFGRVCDALLPHYMYSLDMQRTPGEPLPDMPPVPVVAVRAGVAPYRGPDIAWPPGWAGLWRGRHVLPAPAIRITGEPDLLKGFQRS
- a CDS encoding recombination-associated protein RdgC, translating into MWFKNLQIYRLPAPWAYTPEQLEEALSSNKFTPATSMDLMRQGWDTPRPNGGLVHVVNKQMLILLGTEKKLLPATVINQVAKARAAEMEEAQGFAPGKKAMKELKERVADELLPRAFSIRSNVWTWIDPVNGWLVVDAASPAKADEVIKLLLKAVDKLPLESLRVQRSPVAVMTEWLQADDAPAGFTVDMDTELRATGESKATVRYVRHTLEADDVRRHIAAGKQCTRLAMTWNDKISFVLTESLAIKSVKPLDVIKETESSTKNDDERFDGDVMLMTGELSKLMADVVEALGGEATA
- a CDS encoding S9 family peptidase — its product is MSITHHAARRRSAWLSILPALLLCTLAPSALADTTTVATPTAPVAARTAWQETRHGTVVTDDYRWLQKKTDPAVIDYLNAENAYTAAVTAPIQPLADKVYAEIKGRMQEVDLSVPARQGNFYYYTRTEAGKQYPLHCRRPVGAHGAYDAQAAEEILLDQNQLAEGHKFFAVRAFAISPNEQLLAYTTDTTGFRQYELHVKDLKTGKLLGDTMPRVTSLAWAADNTTLMLAQEDATTKRSDRLFRLALGGTQQQVYHEPVEQFAIGVSRTRDHRYFMLTARSTDTSEVLLLPTSKPQGSFQSVLKREKGHRYGIEHRDGQLFILTNKDAKNFRVVSAPVAAPQQKNWKPVVPHNKDAVIQSIDVFQGYLVVMEKARALNRARILDFAHKNWKTVQFDDPVYLATAAGTPEFTATQFRMSYQSPVTPPTVIDVSMQDGKRTVLKQQEIVGGFDGSRYTTQRLWVKARDGVQVPLWIVYKKGVKLDGSAPLLLYSYGSYGISTEASFAISRISLLERGVIYAQAHIRGGTDMGEAWHEDGMLMKKKNTFNDFIDSADYLVREKWTSPNRLIIQGGSAGGLLMGAVVNMRPELFHAVHAAVPFVDVMNTMMDASLPLTTGEYLEWGDPNQKAAYDYMLSYSPYDNIARKNYPAMLVTTGLNDSQVMYWEPAKYVAKLRAHKTDGNPLLLKTNMGAGHGGASGRYNAIAENAFNMAWMLSQWNITE
- the dinB gene encoding DNA polymerase IV, producing MTTSASPLPEPPARRWIAHLDMDAFFASVELLKYPELCGEAVVIGGGRLQQPVLQRDGTRQFARMRDYVGRGVVTTSTYAARAFGVFSAMGIMKAAKLAPDSILLPADFEAYREYSARFKQAVAQLCPIIQNVGIDEIYVDLTEYGEQAPAMAARLKAAVFEATGLSCSVGLAPNKLLAKICSDLEKPDGLTILSPEDVETRVWPLPAKKINGIGPKATAKLEALGVNTIGELARADMAMLRTQFGDLYTGWLRQAALGIDERPVQTSRETKSVSRETTFERDLQVVRDRATLSEKLESLCTRVAGDLDKQSLAGRTVGIKLRFEDFSTVTRDITLPSATADAAAILRASRDCLRRVPFEKKIRLLGVRISALSDPAVVMRQAPAQAELFPRL
- a CDS encoding asparaginase domain-containing protein; the encoded protein is MTLRILATGGTFDKHYNELNGTLGFSDSHLPAAIARARMTAPVALEQLPLLDSLDMQDADRQRVLASCRAAHEKAIVIIHGTDTMRETAQVLGAANLQQTVILTGAMIPYEIDNSDALFNLGFACGVAQTLPAGVYVAMNGQIFAWDNVQKNRAAGVFQPL